Within the Planctomycetaceae bacterium genome, the region CTTTACCCGTTTGTTTAACAGGCAGCGGCATAAGCCGTTTTTCTTCGAACCACGGTCTTTCATCATAAGCGGCCTTTTTGTCAACCGGTCCGAAGATTGCGGATAAGTCAATCATATACAGCAGGGCGCCGATTAATAACACTACAAGCAAACCAAGAAGAGCGGCTGAGCCATTATTTTTTAAGTTTTGCATTTTTGTTTTCCTGAATATTTTATTTTAAAGAAATTGTTCTACCGGTTTGGGCGGATTTCTTTTCAGCTAAAACAATTTTGACAGAATTGAGCGAATCCTGCGGTGTTGTAATTGCCGGGATTTTTTTGCCGTTGATTGCTTTTATAAAGTGCAGCAGTTCGCCCATATAACCATTGTTCTTCGGTAGTTTTGGCGTAATTAATTTTCCTTTGTCGGTCGCGACTTTAAATACCGGCGTTCTTGTGCAGTCATACGATATTGTCGCTCTCTCAAGCATTACATTAAAACTCATTTCGAAGCCGAACCCTTTTTTCATTGTCCAGCCGCCCTCTGCGGTAATGACTTTATTGTCGTCATATATGAAATTAGTAACGATGTAATCGGTGCCTTTGCTTGGGCCTTTAATGCCGCGTGAAAAAACTTTTTTCGGCGTTCCGAAAAGATACTGAACGTAATCGCTGTCGTGGATGTGCAGATCGAGAATCGCTCCGCCGGATTTGTTCTTGTCCATAAACCAGTTGTTCCATGACCATATTGGAGCATAACTTAATCGCTGAAAAGTTGCGCCTAATACTCTTCCGTATTTTCCGGAATTGACAATGTTGCGAAGGT harbors:
- a CDS encoding Gfo/Idh/MocA family oxidoreductase, coding for MIRIGIVGFGFMGKMHFQCYQQIKNVKIAAVCDVEMCRLSATGTVGNIRGSKKVLDLKGIPLYSDFDKMVKEQNLDAVSITLPTYLHYIYTIKAIKAGLHTLCEKPMALNTKDCKKMIDAAKKYKKILQIGHCIRFWPEYIYLRNIVNSGKYGRVLGATFQRLSYAPIWSWNNWFMDKNKSGGAILDLHIHDSDYVQYLFGTPKKVFSRGIKGPSKGTDYIVTNFIYDDNKVITAEGGWTMKKGFGFEMSFNVMLERATISYDCTRTPVFKVATDKGKLITPKLPKNNGYMGELLHFIKAINGKKIPAITTPQDSLNSVKIVLAEKKSAQTGRTISLK